A genomic segment from Variovorax paradoxus B4 encodes:
- a CDS encoding winged helix-turn-helix transcriptional regulator, protein MKAKKPYNCGIGPAFEVIGGKWKAVILWELHVQARRFGELRRLLPDISEKMLIQQLRELEADGLVHREVFHEVPPRVEYSETKLGASLNAALGPLADWGDRYAKRANAAR, encoded by the coding sequence ATGAAGGCAAAGAAGCCCTACAACTGCGGCATCGGCCCCGCATTCGAAGTCATCGGCGGCAAATGGAAAGCAGTGATCCTCTGGGAGCTTCACGTGCAGGCGCGCCGCTTCGGCGAACTGCGGCGCCTCTTGCCCGACATCAGCGAGAAGATGCTGATCCAGCAATTGCGGGAGTTGGAGGCGGACGGCCTGGTGCACCGCGAGGTGTTCCACGAGGTGCCGCCGCGGGTGGAATATTCGGAGACGAAGCTCGGTGCATCGCTCAATGCGGCACTCGGGCCGCTGGCCGATTGGGGCGACCGCTATGCGAAGCGCGCGAACGCCGCGCGCTGA
- a CDS encoding OsmC family protein — protein sequence MSITVRRDGITGTRHILKIRNHEIPIDASEAGGGSDAGPQPHDLYDASLAACKALTVLIYARRKGMPVEDIEVVVDRDDSEERKGVYRLKSSLRVTGELTEAQRDELLRVAGKCPVHRLMTEVKTEIETGWA from the coding sequence ATGAGCATCACGGTCCGGCGCGACGGCATCACCGGCACGCGTCACATCCTCAAGATCCGCAACCACGAGATTCCCATCGATGCCTCGGAGGCCGGCGGCGGCAGCGATGCAGGTCCGCAGCCGCACGACCTGTACGACGCGTCTCTGGCCGCCTGCAAGGCGCTCACCGTGCTGATCTATGCGCGCCGCAAGGGCATGCCGGTGGAAGACATCGAGGTGGTCGTCGACCGCGACGACAGCGAGGAGCGCAAGGGCGTCTACCGGCTGAAGTCGAGCTTGCGCGTGACCGGCGAGCTGACCGAGGCGCAGCGCGACGAACTGCTGCGCGTGGCCGGCAAGTGCCCGGTGCACCGGCTCATGACCGAGGTGAAGACCGAGATCGAGACCGGCTGGGCCTGA
- a CDS encoding winged helix-turn-helix transcriptional regulator yields the protein MPELDRIDRKILDVLQRQGRISMTELAERIGLSASPCAERVKRMERDGVISGYHAHVSPEALGKTLLVFVEIKLSAKSGEVFDKVRKELLHMPEVLECHLVSGSFDYLVKARLSGMSEYRHLLGDILKKLPVAAESHSYVVMEEIKETLMLAVDR from the coding sequence ATGCCCGAACTCGACCGTATCGACCGCAAGATCCTCGACGTGCTGCAGCGCCAGGGCCGCATTTCCATGACCGAACTCGCCGAGCGCATCGGCCTGTCGGCATCGCCTTGCGCCGAGCGCGTGAAGCGCATGGAGCGCGACGGCGTCATCAGCGGCTACCACGCGCATGTGTCGCCCGAGGCGCTGGGCAAGACGCTGCTGGTGTTCGTGGAGATCAAGCTCTCGGCCAAATCGGGCGAGGTGTTCGACAAGGTGCGCAAGGAGCTGCTGCACATGCCCGAGGTGCTCGAGTGCCACCTGGTGTCGGGCAGCTTCGACTACCTGGTGAAGGCACGCCTGAGCGGCATGAGCGAATACCGGCACCTCTTGGGCGACATCCTCAAGAAGCTGCCCGTGGCGGCGGAATCGCACAGCTACGTGGTGATGGAGGAGATCAAGGAAACACTGATGCTTGCGGTCGACCGCTGA
- a CDS encoding D-amino acid dehydrogenase, which produces MKVIVLGGGVIGTTTAYYLARSGADVTLLDRQAGPAEETSFGNAGQVSPGYSTPWAAPGIPLKAIKWMFQKHAPLSIRPDGTLFQLRWMAAMLRNCSPERYAVNKERMMRVAEYSRGCLQQLRAETGLRYEHRTGGTLQLFRTQAQLDAVQRDIAVLEECGVPYELLDRDALARVEPALAGARDRLTGGLRLPNDETGDCHLFTRGLADIARGMGVDFRFGQAVEGLEMAGDRITGVRTSAGKILTADRYVMAFGSYSRAAIASLGLDIPVYPVKGYSLTVPLVDESLAPQSTVLDETYKVAVTRFDNRIRVGGMAELGGFDLRLNPHRRATLEKVVSDLFPGGDLPRATFWTGLRPMTPDSTPIVGATRYANLFLNTGHGTLGWTMACGSGKLISDLVTGQRPEIRTDGLAMDRYEQGSSRATRPNPATAHA; this is translated from the coding sequence ATGAAAGTCATCGTTCTCGGCGGCGGCGTGATCGGCACCACCACGGCCTACTATCTCGCGCGCTCCGGCGCCGACGTGACGCTGCTCGACCGGCAGGCCGGCCCGGCCGAGGAAACCAGCTTCGGCAACGCCGGGCAGGTGTCGCCGGGCTATTCGACGCCATGGGCCGCGCCCGGCATTCCGCTGAAGGCCATCAAGTGGATGTTCCAGAAGCACGCGCCGCTGTCGATCCGGCCCGACGGCACGCTGTTCCAGCTGCGCTGGATGGCGGCGATGCTGCGCAACTGCTCGCCTGAACGCTACGCAGTCAACAAGGAACGCATGATGCGCGTGGCCGAGTACAGCCGCGGCTGCCTGCAGCAGCTGCGCGCGGAAACCGGCCTGCGCTACGAACACCGCACCGGCGGCACGCTGCAGCTGTTCCGCACGCAGGCGCAGCTCGACGCGGTACAGCGCGACATCGCGGTGCTCGAGGAATGCGGCGTGCCCTACGAACTGCTCGACCGCGATGCGCTCGCGCGCGTCGAACCCGCGCTGGCCGGCGCGCGCGACCGGCTCACGGGCGGCCTGCGCCTGCCGAACGACGAGACTGGCGACTGCCACCTGTTCACCCGCGGCCTGGCAGACATTGCGCGCGGCATGGGCGTGGACTTCCGCTTCGGCCAGGCGGTCGAAGGGCTCGAGATGGCGGGTGACCGCATCACCGGCGTGCGCACCAGCGCCGGCAAGATCCTCACGGCCGACCGCTACGTGATGGCCTTCGGCAGCTATTCGCGCGCCGCCATCGCATCGCTGGGGCTGGACATTCCGGTGTACCCCGTCAAGGGCTACTCGCTCACCGTGCCGCTGGTCGATGAATCGCTGGCGCCGCAATCGACCGTGCTCGACGAAACCTACAAGGTGGCCGTCACGCGCTTCGACAACCGCATCCGCGTGGGCGGCATGGCCGAACTCGGGGGCTTCGACCTGCGGCTGAATCCGCACCGCCGCGCCACGCTCGAAAAAGTGGTGAGCGACCTCTTCCCCGGCGGCGACCTGCCGCGCGCCACCTTCTGGACCGGCCTGCGCCCGATGACGCCGGACAGCACGCCCATCGTCGGCGCCACGCGCTATGCAAACCTGTTCCTCAACACCGGCCACGGCACGCTCGGCTGGACCATGGCCTGCGGCTCGGGCAAGCTCATCTCCGACCTCGTGACCGGCCAGCGTCCGGAGATCCGCACCGATGGCCTGGCGATGGACCGCTACGAACAGGGCTCATCGCGCGCAACGCGCCCGAACCCGGCGACGGCACACGCTTGA
- a CDS encoding aromatic ring-hydroxylating oxygenase subunit alpha, producing the protein MLVTQQPVFRKFWHAVMPLTELANGPKPFTLLGEDIVLFIDADGQPAALRDRCCHRTAKLSKGWCVDGEGKACGQGAIQCGYHGWTYDRSGQVIRIPQYEADRKISPEYRTTAYRCTARYGHAWVALEEPIADIPAIPEFDDPGYRTIFQFYEEWQTSPMRALENSFDNSHFSFVHRATFGVAASPKPSKYELVENEGGFHAETVIEAVNPAKFHAISGVTEPITTRHMRNAYFLPFSRRLDIEYPSGVRHIIINCFTPIDDGRMQLCQWLFRNDTEADCTAQMLIDFDEAVTREDKDILESTDPDALVDTRRRGVEYSMESDRPGMLIRKHLMQLLAKHGEAEVHRGMTGAVIPIAKAA; encoded by the coding sequence ATGCTCGTCACCCAACAACCCGTCTTCCGCAAGTTCTGGCATGCCGTCATGCCGCTCACCGAACTGGCCAACGGCCCGAAGCCCTTCACGCTGCTGGGCGAAGACATCGTTCTCTTCATCGATGCCGACGGCCAGCCCGCCGCGCTGCGCGACCGCTGCTGCCATCGCACAGCGAAGTTGTCGAAAGGCTGGTGCGTCGATGGCGAAGGCAAGGCCTGCGGCCAGGGCGCCATCCAGTGCGGCTACCACGGCTGGACCTACGACCGCAGCGGGCAGGTGATCCGCATTCCGCAGTACGAGGCCGACCGCAAGATCTCGCCGGAGTACCGCACCACCGCCTACCGCTGCACCGCGCGCTACGGTCACGCATGGGTGGCGCTCGAGGAGCCCATCGCCGACATTCCGGCGATTCCGGAATTCGACGACCCGGGCTACCGCACGATCTTCCAGTTCTACGAAGAGTGGCAGACCAGCCCGATGCGAGCCCTCGAGAACTCGTTCGACAACTCGCATTTCAGCTTCGTGCACCGCGCCACCTTCGGCGTGGCCGCGAGCCCGAAACCGAGCAAGTACGAACTGGTGGAGAACGAGGGCGGCTTCCATGCCGAGACGGTGATCGAGGCGGTCAACCCGGCGAAGTTCCACGCCATCAGCGGCGTGACCGAGCCGATCACCACGCGCCATATGCGCAACGCCTACTTCCTGCCGTTCTCGCGCCGGCTCGACATCGAATATCCGAGCGGCGTGCGCCACATCATCATCAACTGCTTCACGCCCATCGACGACGGCCGCATGCAGCTGTGCCAATGGCTGTTCCGTAACGACACCGAGGCCGACTGCACGGCGCAGATGCTGATCGACTTCGACGAGGCGGTCACGCGCGAGGACAAGGACATCCTCGAATCGACCGACCCCGACGCGCTGGTGGACACGCGCCGGCGCGGCGTCGAGTATTCGATGGAATCGGACCGGCCCGGCATGCTGATCCGCAAGCACCTGATGCAGCTGCTGGCGAAGCACGGCGAGGCGGAGGTCCATCGCGGCATGACCGGCGCAGTCATTCCGATAGCAAAGGCCGCCTGA
- a CDS encoding nucleoside deaminase, with amino-acid sequence MNFSNSNSILPEETTLDERDGRYLRKAIVWSHAARRRGNRPFGSVIVSATGEVLAEAGNSNAETGDCTAHAEVNALRALAGRGLSREELAGATLYASGEPCVMCAGAIFWSNIGRVVFGIDAERLRVFRGERQDQRDAELSCRDVFRASPHPIECIGPALLDEASAAHDGAWGS; translated from the coding sequence ATGAACTTCAGCAACAGCAATTCCATACTCCCCGAAGAAACCACCCTCGACGAACGCGACGGACGCTACCTGCGCAAGGCCATCGTCTGGTCGCATGCGGCGCGCCGCCGCGGCAACCGGCCCTTCGGATCGGTCATCGTCTCGGCAACCGGAGAAGTGCTGGCCGAAGCCGGCAACAGCAACGCCGAGACCGGCGACTGCACGGCGCATGCGGAGGTGAACGCCCTGCGCGCACTTGCGGGGCGCGGCCTCTCGCGCGAGGAACTCGCCGGCGCCACCCTCTATGCATCGGGCGAGCCCTGCGTGATGTGCGCGGGCGCGATCTTCTGGTCGAACATCGGCCGCGTGGTGTTCGGCATCGACGCCGAGCGGCTGCGCGTGTTCCGCGGCGAGCGGCAGGACCAGCGCGATGCCGAGCTGTCGTGCCGTGACGTGTTCCGCGCCTCGCCGCATCCGATCGAATGCATTGGGCCCGCGCTGCTCGACGAAGCGAGCGCTGCGCACGACGGCGCCTGGGGCAGCTAG
- a CDS encoding urease accessory protein UreD, which produces MSWHAHLHLDYRQEAARSVARFRHDGPLRILQSLYPEGDAICHNVLVHPPGGLVGGDTLDIDIEAADGSHGLITTPGASRFYRSEGELALQRTRIRLAKGARLEWLPLEAICYSGCRAENRLTIEAEPGAEMIGWDVTALGLPNANQPFERGTYLQHIEVPGVWLERGRIDAADHRLLQSPLGFGGHRCIASLFFVSGTPAARARREALLALARTAIDAHGLQESAGATSPHAEIVVLRVLAPVVEPAMQLLRQVWQAWRAELWQLPASSPRIWAT; this is translated from the coding sequence ATGTCCTGGCACGCCCATCTTCATCTTGACTACCGACAGGAAGCCGCCCGCAGCGTTGCGCGCTTTCGCCATGACGGGCCGCTGCGCATTCTCCAAAGCCTCTATCCCGAGGGCGATGCGATCTGCCACAACGTGCTGGTGCATCCGCCGGGTGGACTGGTGGGCGGCGACACGCTGGACATCGACATCGAGGCGGCCGATGGGAGCCATGGCCTGATCACCACGCCGGGCGCGTCGCGCTTCTACCGCTCCGAAGGCGAGCTCGCGCTGCAGCGCACGCGCATCCGGCTTGCCAAGGGCGCGCGGCTCGAGTGGCTGCCGCTGGAGGCCATCTGCTACAGCGGCTGCCGCGCCGAGAACCGGCTCACCATCGAGGCCGAGCCCGGCGCCGAAATGATCGGCTGGGACGTGACGGCCCTCGGCCTGCCGAATGCCAACCAGCCGTTCGAGCGCGGCACCTACCTGCAGCACATCGAAGTGCCGGGCGTGTGGCTGGAGCGCGGGCGCATCGACGCAGCGGACCATCGGCTGCTGCAGAGCCCGCTGGGCTTCGGCGGGCATCGCTGCATCGCGTCGCTGTTCTTCGTGTCGGGCACGCCGGCCGCGCGGGCGCGGCGCGAGGCGCTGCTTGCGCTCGCACGCACAGCCATCGATGCGCACGGGCTGCAGGAGAGCGCCGGCGCGACCAGCCCGCATGCGGAGATCGTCGTGCTGCGCGTGCTGGCGCCGGTGGTCGAGCCCGCGATGCAGCTGCTGCGGCAGGTGTGGCAGGCGTGGCGCGCCGAGCTCTGGCAGTTGCCGGCGAGTTCGCCGCGCATCTGGGCGACTTAG
- a CDS encoding LysR family transcriptional regulator produces the protein MEFSDLQIFRTVVQAGGVVRAAEVLHRAQSSVTARIKVLEEKLGVSLFLREGRRMQLTPSGKILVGYADRMLDLAREAASAIKSDRPTGVLRLGAMESTAAARLPEPLGRFHERYPEVALELFSGDPLDLIKQVLCSELDAALIADPVSDPRLESIEIYDEELVIVAEARHARISSPKDLPSKTILAFHPGCPHRKRLEDWFLRGRVAPGRIVEAGSYHLILGCVAVGMGIALVPYSVLDSYAERDRLSVHRLHSKFGRAKTRLVWLKEAPQTKILALSAVLLESYGA, from the coding sequence ATGGAGTTCTCGGATCTGCAGATTTTTCGGACCGTGGTCCAGGCCGGCGGCGTGGTGCGGGCGGCCGAGGTGCTGCATCGCGCACAGTCGAGCGTGACCGCGCGCATCAAGGTGCTGGAAGAAAAGCTGGGCGTTTCGCTGTTCCTGCGCGAGGGGCGCCGAATGCAGCTCACGCCCTCGGGAAAGATACTTGTCGGCTACGCCGATCGCATGCTCGACCTGGCCAGGGAGGCGGCCAGCGCCATCAAGTCGGATCGGCCCACCGGGGTGCTGCGCCTCGGCGCAATGGAAAGCACGGCTGCGGCCCGCCTGCCCGAGCCGCTTGGCCGTTTCCACGAGCGCTACCCCGAGGTGGCGTTGGAACTCTTCTCGGGCGATCCTCTCGACCTGATCAAACAGGTTCTTTGTTCGGAACTGGATGCAGCGCTCATCGCGGACCCCGTCTCCGACCCTCGGCTCGAGTCCATCGAGATCTATGACGAAGAGCTTGTGATCGTCGCCGAGGCCAGGCATGCACGCATTTCGTCGCCGAAGGATCTGCCATCGAAGACGATTCTTGCCTTTCATCCAGGCTGCCCGCATCGCAAGAGACTCGAGGACTGGTTCCTGCGCGGCCGCGTCGCGCCCGGGCGAATCGTGGAGGCCGGCTCCTACCACCTGATTCTTGGTTGTGTCGCCGTCGGCATGGGGATTGCGCTGGTGCCGTACAGCGTGCTCGACAGCTATGCGGAGCGCGATCGCCTGAGCGTCCACAGGCTGCATTCGAAGTTCGGCCGCGCCAAGACGAGGTTGGTGTGGCTCAAGGAAGCCCCTCAGACCAAGATACTCGCGCTGTCGGCCGTCTTGCTGGAAAGCTACGGCGCGTAA